The Mauremys mutica isolate MM-2020 ecotype Southern chromosome 1, ASM2049712v1, whole genome shotgun sequence genome has a segment encoding these proteins:
- the LOC123371468 gene encoding olfactory receptor 52E4-like translates to MSDSNRTDFTNPSTFILLGIPGLEAAHIWISIPFCAMYTIAVLGNFTILFIVKREPSLHGPMFFFLCMLAVSDLVLSTSTLPKLLSIFWFNSREISFSACLTQMYFVHSFSGMESGILVAMAFDRFVAICNPLRYSTILTNSVVAKIGLAVVLRSGILAIPYPLLARRWPYCRTNIIPNFYCGHISVVKLACADISISSYYGLFDLLSVIGMDGFFIAVSYTQILRAIFRLPTKDARLKTFGTCISHLCAISALYIPDLFSSLMYRFGHNVPLHFLILIASVYHLFPPVLHPIIYGVRTKQIRGRLLQLFTHKKT, encoded by the coding sequence ATGTCAGATTCTAACAgaaccgacttcaccaaccctTCCACATTTATCctactgggcattcctggcctagaggcagcccatatctggatctccatcccaTTCTGTGCCATGTACACCATAGCCgtgttggggaacttcaccatcctgttcatcgtgaagagggagcccagcctccatgggcccatgttcTTTTTCCTATGCATGCTGGCCGTCAGCGACCTGGTCCTGTCCACATCCACCCTACCCAaactgctgagcatcttctggttcaattccagagagatcagtttcagtgcctgcctcacccagatgtactttgtTCACTCTTTCTCAGGGATGGAGTCTGGAATCCTagtggccatggcttttgatcgctttGTGGCCATCTGCAATCCTCTGAGATATTCCACAATCCTGACAAACTCTGTTGTGGCCAAGATAGGCCTCGCGGTGGTGCTGCGTAGTGGCATACTCGCAATACCCTATCCCTTATTGGCGAggcggtggccatattgcagaaccaacatcatcccaaACTTCTATTGTGGGCATATAtctgtggtgaagctggcctgtgctgacatcagcatcagtagttactatggaCTGTTTGATCTTCTCTCTGTGATCGGAATGGATGGGTTTTTTATCGCCGTGTCCTATACTCAGATCCTCCGGGCTATCttccgcctccccacaaaggatgcccgacttaaaacttttgggacctgcatctctcatctttgtgccatctcagCTTTGTACATCCCAGATTTATTCTCCTCCCTCATGTACCggtttggccacaatgtgccACTTCACTTCCTCATTCTCATTGCCAGTGTGTACCACTTGTTTCCCCCTGTGCTGCACCCCATCATttacggggtgaggaccaaacagatccggggcaggctgctccagctctttactcATAAAAAGACCTAA